The following proteins are encoded in a genomic region of Nocardioides sp. cx-173:
- a CDS encoding glycosyltransferase: MPPETPDLLRRARSVAGAAARRTGLRPGAPTPPASRITAKGRQVLLDTPLFDQHWVEQQLGRKLGSRAAAVDAYVANPALSPHPLFFIEAVDPRFGRPPALRNPLLWFLNNHRVRSNASPHPLVDLEAITRADPAAAEHRLGPLVGWLERATPDSVLPGGPDAPTVTLGEVAVASARALRQWQRDLGLRNAPRVSAERPGDLLEPGTMPVAPDDGTPLVSIVMPLWNRATVVRDAVESVQRQTFGDWELLIVDDGSTDDSLSVVRGMAAFDERIVVVPAGHHGVSAARNTGLARARGRYVAFLDTDNQWRPGFLQVMLAELEAHPDWQMAHAALQAARDGEVYYRAFEGTHRHLLVANHIDLNVLVARRELVTQVGGFDESLRRGVDYDLVLKMAERTPPHLVSYLGVDYTDDSDDATAGPRISNQESPAWLSVIASRHLVDWEAARAAERVPGHTSVVLPAAGSIRPLVLWLRAVSAAAREGLPVDAVVVGERLPRSHHVLLGVLTEVLGHARLVTLQMDRGAAVRANVGFAATRGEQVVLVLDPIDPDLPAALRLAGALEDGVAFAQPLVLDTTRTVQTAGAAFDDDLAVPYPFLAGHPAEDARRAGRRPVPAAAGPVVAMRGEHLADLDGLDALCGPLTMSDLSLRGAAAGHGATGLVPDVEIVARPTPTPDPAVTAAAMRTLAARHRPPGGSADAWRAAGLDVVRHRYDVLPGQATGPEDNPALCPSAVLQPLRGSLQVTQAAPVLRWAIDLASPAGPKGLAWGDTHFGEALAAALRRLGQHVAVDAREQRHRPSRDLDDVVLVLRGLDLVVPRPGRVNLEWVISHPDLVTPQEVARFDRVYAASVAWSEQVSAEWGVEVRPLLQATDPTLFHPGRATFDTGPEVLFVGNSRGVYRTSLRHANAAGLPVTVHGAGWHDILPEGAVSSLLVDNAELGELYASAGVVLNDHWEDMRAAGFVSNRLMDAAAAGARVASDDVPGVDLRELFHGLVQPWQDQQELVGIVAQRETLFPDEAGRRAAAELVAAEHSFDARAAQLLDDAVQLLMQRSARAHED; encoded by the coding sequence GTGCCTCCTGAGACACCCGACCTCCTCCGCCGCGCCCGCAGCGTCGCCGGCGCGGCCGCCCGACGCACCGGCCTGCGCCCCGGGGCGCCGACCCCGCCCGCCAGCCGAATCACCGCCAAGGGCCGCCAGGTCCTCCTCGACACCCCGCTCTTCGACCAGCACTGGGTGGAGCAGCAGCTGGGGCGCAAGCTGGGCTCCAGGGCGGCGGCGGTGGACGCCTACGTGGCCAACCCGGCACTCTCGCCGCACCCGCTGTTCTTCATCGAGGCCGTCGACCCGCGCTTCGGCAGGCCGCCGGCACTGCGCAACCCGCTGCTGTGGTTCCTCAACAACCATCGCGTACGCAGCAACGCCTCGCCCCATCCGCTGGTGGACCTGGAGGCCATCACTCGTGCCGACCCCGCGGCCGCCGAGCACCGTCTCGGCCCCCTCGTGGGGTGGTTGGAGCGGGCCACGCCCGACTCGGTCCTTCCAGGCGGCCCGGATGCCCCCACCGTGACGCTCGGCGAGGTCGCGGTGGCCAGCGCGCGAGCCTTGCGGCAGTGGCAGCGGGATCTGGGGCTGCGCAACGCGCCCCGCGTGAGCGCGGAGCGACCCGGCGACCTGCTCGAGCCCGGCACGATGCCGGTCGCACCGGACGACGGAACGCCGTTGGTCAGCATCGTGATGCCGCTGTGGAACCGCGCCACCGTGGTGCGTGACGCGGTGGAGTCCGTCCAGCGCCAGACGTTCGGTGACTGGGAGCTGCTGATCGTGGACGACGGCTCCACCGACGACTCCCTCTCCGTCGTGCGGGGCATGGCCGCATTCGACGAGCGGATCGTCGTGGTGCCCGCGGGCCATCACGGGGTCTCCGCGGCGCGCAACACCGGGCTCGCCCGCGCCCGCGGCCGCTACGTCGCTTTCCTCGACACCGACAACCAGTGGCGCCCGGGCTTCCTCCAGGTGATGCTCGCCGAGCTGGAGGCCCACCCCGACTGGCAGATGGCACACGCCGCCCTGCAGGCGGCCAGGGACGGCGAGGTCTACTACCGCGCGTTCGAGGGCACGCACCGACACCTGCTCGTGGCCAACCACATCGACCTCAACGTCCTGGTGGCCCGGCGCGAGCTCGTCACCCAGGTAGGTGGCTTCGACGAGAGCCTGCGGCGGGGGGTCGACTACGACCTGGTGCTCAAGATGGCCGAGCGCACCCCGCCGCACCTGGTGAGCTATCTCGGCGTCGACTACACCGACGACTCCGACGATGCGACCGCGGGCCCGCGCATCAGCAACCAGGAGTCGCCGGCCTGGCTCTCGGTCATCGCCTCGCGCCACCTCGTCGACTGGGAGGCCGCACGCGCCGCCGAGCGGGTGCCGGGGCACACCAGCGTGGTGCTCCCCGCGGCGGGCTCCATCCGCCCTCTGGTCCTGTGGCTGCGGGCGGTGTCCGCGGCGGCCCGCGAGGGGCTGCCGGTGGACGCCGTCGTCGTCGGCGAACGGCTCCCCCGCTCGCACCACGTGCTTCTCGGCGTGCTCACCGAGGTCCTCGGCCACGCCCGGCTGGTGACACTCCAGATGGACCGGGGCGCGGCGGTCCGGGCCAACGTCGGCTTCGCCGCCACGCGCGGGGAGCAGGTGGTGCTCGTGCTCGACCCCATCGACCCCGACCTGCCCGCCGCCCTGCGGCTCGCCGGCGCGCTCGAGGACGGCGTCGCGTTCGCTCAGCCCTTGGTGCTGGACACGACCCGCACCGTGCAGACCGCCGGGGCGGCCTTCGACGACGACCTGGCGGTGCCCTACCCCTTCCTGGCCGGCCATCCGGCCGAGGACGCCCGCCGCGCCGGCCGGCGACCCGTCCCCGCCGCCGCGGGACCGGTCGTCGCCATGCGCGGCGAGCACCTCGCCGACCTGGACGGGCTCGATGCCCTGTGCGGCCCGTTGACCATGTCGGACCTCTCTCTGCGTGGGGCCGCGGCCGGCCACGGCGCCACCGGCCTGGTGCCCGATGTCGAGATCGTCGCCCGTCCCACCCCGACCCCCGACCCGGCGGTGACCGCAGCCGCGATGCGGACCCTCGCGGCGCGCCACCGGCCGCCGGGCGGCTCGGCGGACGCCTGGCGTGCCGCGGGCCTCGACGTGGTCCGCCACCGCTACGACGTACTGCCGGGGCAGGCCACCGGGCCGGAGGACAACCCCGCCCTGTGCCCCAGCGCGGTGCTTCAGCCGCTGCGCGGCTCGCTGCAGGTCACGCAGGCAGCGCCCGTGCTGCGGTGGGCGATCGACCTCGCCTCGCCCGCCGGCCCCAAGGGGCTCGCCTGGGGCGACACCCACTTCGGCGAGGCCCTGGCCGCCGCGCTGCGTCGACTCGGGCAGCACGTCGCGGTCGACGCCCGGGAGCAGCGCCACCGCCCGAGCCGTGACCTCGACGACGTGGTGCTCGTCCTGCGCGGCCTCGACCTCGTCGTGCCCCGCCCCGGGCGGGTCAACCTGGAGTGGGTCATCAGCCACCCCGACCTGGTGACACCGCAGGAGGTCGCGCGCTTCGACCGGGTGTACGCCGCCAGCGTCGCGTGGTCCGAGCAGGTCAGCGCCGAGTGGGGGGTCGAGGTGCGGCCCCTGCTGCAGGCGACCGACCCGACCCTCTTCCACCCCGGCCGCGCCACCTTCGACACGGGGCCCGAGGTGCTCTTCGTCGGCAACTCCCGCGGCGTCTACCGCACGTCCCTGCGCCACGCGAACGCGGCCGGTCTCCCCGTCACGGTCCACGGCGCCGGCTGGCACGACATCCTGCCCGAGGGCGCGGTGAGCTCGCTGCTCGTCGACAACGCCGAGCTCGGCGAGCTCTACGCGTCCGCGGGCGTCGTCCTCAACGACCACTGGGAGGACATGCGCGCCGCCGGCTTCGTCTCCAACCGACTCATGGACGCGGCGGCCGCGGGCGCCCGCGTGGCGAGCGACGATGTCCCCGGGGTGGACCTGCGCGAGCTGTTCCACGGCCTCGTGCAGCCGTGGCAGGACCAGCAGGAGCTGGTCGGCATCGTCGCGCAGCGCGAGACCCTGTTCCCCGATGAGGCTGGCCGACGTGCCGCGGCAGAACTGGTCGCGGCCGAGCACTCATTCGACGCGCGCGCGGCGCAGCTCCTCGACGATGCGGTGCAGCTGCTCATGCAGCGGTCTGCGCGGGCCCACGAGGACTGA